The following nucleotide sequence is from Chitinispirillum alkaliphilum.
TGTCAAGAGATGCGGTGTACTCGTTTACCTCTGCAGTGGTGCTGAGCGTGTCACTGTGTAACCCGTCATTATCAATCGCAAACACTTTAAGGGTAAATGTTCCAGCCTCCGGCGGTGTCCATGCAAACTCATTTCCCTCCACAGGCTCAAACCCCTGGCCATGGCTGAAATAGTAGCTCTCAATCGTACCGTTTGGATCGTGGGCACCAAACTTTACCATAACAGAATCACGGGTATAAAGAACTGATTTGTCGGTGACAAGAGAATCCATAACCGGATAACCGGGCTTTACCTCGATAACAAGTGTCTTCCATGCGGAATATCTTCCGTCATCGTCCCTTGCACTTGCAGAGATCTCCACTTTTCCGGTGTCTGAAAGTGAGAACTGTACCGGGAAGGTATGCTCTGCAGAGGCACCCGATACTTCTGCGCTGTCAATAATACCCGCAGTGTTGGTTTTCAGGAAAATCATCTCAATCTCACCGTCGCTGTCCAGTGCGCTGACCGTAATGTTTCGGTTGTGGTGTGCATAGATTTCGCTGGTGTCTGCTGTAACGGACTCCACAACAGGCTCACCTTCACTGACCACCTCTATCTGTGAGGTAAAAACGGCAGACTTCACACCAGCGGTATCCCGCACCCGTGCATTGAAAGTGAAACTTCCGGTATCTTCAAAGGTAAAGATAAAAAGGTTTTCTGAGCTGTAGGAGGGGGTACTGTCCTGCTCCATCCACACGCTGAAAGCCTTTACTGTCCGGGGAGCCTCAAAGATGATACTTAAATCTGTGGCCACTCCGCGCAGAATTCTCTGTGGGGTCAGTTCGTTAATAACCGGCTGCCCTGAGGTAACCGTAATCACCCCCGCTTCCAGACGTGTACTTTCATGGATTTCGGTTTTGGCCACAACACCGGTTGTGTATGATCCGCTGTTTGAAAACCGCAGGTTAAAAGTAGTATCCACAGTGGCGGTATTTGGGTAAACAGTTATAAATACAGTTCCGTTTGTGTCAATAACCAAAGTGTCTATGGTTTGATCTCCGTCAACAGATGCAGAAACAGTGAGGGAGACAGTTTCACCCGTGATTGCATCACTTGAAGAGAGCACTGCGTTTGTCACAACCGGTGTTCCCTGTTCTGAAACAACGACTGTAATGGTGCATCTGTTTGAGCTCACCGAGGATGTGTCGGTAAACCACACCACTATGGGGTATTCCCCGGCTTCATCAAAGGTACGGGTGATATTATTATGCTTTGTTGTTGTGTCTGCACTGCCGCTTTGGTTAAGATCCCAGTTCCACACAGCTGGCTCTCCGCTTACCACAGACGGAGCACTTATGACAATACTGCTGCCAGCGGTACCCTGCAGTTCAAGTCTGGTTGAACTAAGGGCGGGAGCATCCTGCAAGGCCTCCACAAGAATATTCTTTGTAACGATCAGCTGTGAGCCAAACCCGCTGATACGCGCTTCGAGCTCATACTCTCCGGCAGTCAGGTCACTTAGATTGAGTGCAGAGGAAAACGGTTTCTCTTCTGCAAGTGCGCTGTCGCCGATGTACCAGTCAATGGTGAGATTATCCTCACCGGAGAAATCCTCACTTGTGGATATCACGCTGTATTTAGCACCATCGGGACCCGTAACAGAAGGGCCTGAGACAGAAAAGAAATTTTTTGCATGCACGTATACACTATCGGTCATTTCTCTTCTGTTTGGGCGAACGGCGTAAACGTGCACATATCCGCTGTACTCGCGGAGAAAGAGTAGTGAGGCGGAATCGGTTCTGCTGTCAAACTCCTGTTTCCCACCATAGAGTACCCCTTCCGTTGCAGCGCGTACTTTCCATGAAGCGAAGGTGTCTTCCCCCATATCCACAAATCGTATGGTGTAGGGTGAGAAAACAGCAAGGGTGTCATTGCTGCT
It contains:
- a CDS encoding Glycoprotein gp2, producing MKSSTLYTIILLNFMLMISCAPIDNPVDPGFKGDYSFTIEPSWSSNDTLAVFSPYTIRFVDMGEDTFASWKVRAATEGVLYGGKQEFDSRTDSASLLFLREYSGYVHVYAVRPNRREMTDSVYVHAKNFFSVSGPSVTGPDGAKYSVISTSEDFSGEDNLTIDWYIGDSALAEEKPFSSALNLSDLTAGEYELEARISGFGSQLIVTKNILVEALQDAPALSSTRLELQGTAGSSIVISAPSVVSGEPAVWNWDLNQSGSADTTTKHNNITRTFDEAGEYPIVVWFTDTSSVSSNRCTITVVVSEQGTPVVTNAVLSSSDAITGETVSLTVSASVDGDQTIDTLVIDTNGTVFITVYPNTATVDTTFNLRFSNSGSYTTGVVAKTEIHESTRLEAGVITVTSGQPVINELTPQRILRGVATDLSIIFEAPRTVKAFSVWMEQDSTPSYSSENLFIFTFEDTGSFTFNARVRDTAGVKSAVFTSQIEVVSEGEPVVESVTADTSEIYAHHNRNITVSALDSDGEIEMIFLKTNTAGIIDSAEVSGASAEHTFPVQFSLSDTGKVEISASARDDDGRYSAWKTLVIEVKPGYPVMDSLVTDKSVLYTRDSVMVKFGAHDPNGTIESYYFSHGQGFEPVEGNEFAWTPPEAGTFTLKVFAIDNDGLHSDTLSTTAEVNEYTASLDNITTDTDRDEIFILSPVRFTVHGNVTGGGNLDNITLVLGSADPQTKSAEGDSAVFEITFTQDQAGTQVLKFSGTDDLGRITDTLYDTVNVRTGRPVVVSIETDPEPDTIFVNTQVTFTVTAEDTNGTVDFIKVDTGSGSFGEWQEMSGDTYQFTAEYDTSQYGSKTVRVRVMDNHGLVSEIEQFEFNVRLGRPVVWGNTPDGDQDTIFVVVDNGLTRTGVKYYAKVNAYDNGTIERYYWANTKWPDTNTVTTVDSLEWNVDQARINNGVPQYIHVRDNDGLVAGKKFVIVADSAPPVPSVTSDAVDEGRKLSWSGMDVIDSLDTEYRILIKKGSQLTESDTTEQYIVQDWRRGGDFEFDGQKPSPFSFTFVPEDCESGTCTYYYRIMARDRHGSVSKSALANNNFHWTPPKDDDETSEDR